In Candidatus Hydrogenedentota bacterium, the genomic stretch GACATCCAAGACAAGCTTGATGGCGGCGCCAGTGGCATCGAGCATGCTTTAGACCTGCTTGATGACGGTGGTGCGACCGACACGCCCTATCGCTACTTGGTAACGAACGCTATCGCAAATCTGTTCATGCCGATGTCTCCGCCGCTGGAACTGCACGTGGAGTTTGTTAGGCGAATCGCTCGGCGGGCGGAGCCGCTCACGAAGCTCTTCAGCCTCAACTATGATCCGTTAGTCGAGCGAGCCGCAGCGAAAGTGAAAGTTCGGTTAGCTGACGGATTTCATGGCGCGGACCAAAGCTACTTTGATCCGGCAGTCTTCGAAGAGCGGGTGTTTCGAATCCGCGGTTCGCACCGTGGGAGGCAGTCAGATGAGACGGTAAAGCCCATCCAGCTAATCAAACTCCACGGGTCTTTAGGATGGTACGAATGTGCAACCAATGGCGTATGCAGGTGTAGCTTCGGCATGGAGCCGCCTATAGCTACAAGGCGGCTCATGATTCCACCTCAACGCCGGAAGGCCGCCGATACTACGGTACCGCCGTACTCGGCGCTCTGGTCCATTTTTCGTGGGAGCTTGTGCCACAACGCCGCTCCCATCAATCGGCTTGTCTGCATGGGATACGGCTTCGCCGATGAGCACGTCAATACGATCATCGAATCTGCATTGGCAAGAACGGACTTCACGCTTTTGATATTCACGAAGGC encodes the following:
- a CDS encoding SIR2 family protein; protein product: MTTASEFKAELEAKVAQQLKSQRVGYLLGAGSSNLNNDGYPLAFQLWDKIKNSITDVAKRKDIQDKLDGGASGIEHALDLLDDGGATDTPYRYLVTNAIANLFMPMSPPLELHVEFVRRIARRAEPLTKLFSLNYDPLVERAAAKVKVRLADGFHGADQSYFDPAVFEERVFRIRGSHRGRQSDETVKPIQLIKLHGSLGWYECATNGVCRCSFGMEPPIATRRLMIPPQRRKAADTTVPPYSALWSIFRGSLCHNAAPINRLVCMGYGFADEHVNTIIESALARTDFTLLIFTKALTDLVWNRWSVKTNTIVVTENRCAFKGNIGAGHADLWSFERLAKEI